CCAGATTATCTGCCGCCCAGCTTTCCTGTTTCAGGCGGTTGAGCATGCGCCACGAAACAACCTGTATCGCAGGTAATTCACTCCACATAACTTCAGACAGGAAACGCCAGTGATTGCTGTCCAGCTCTGCTTTTCTTTCGAGCTGCGCACGGCAGGTATCGCAAATGAGGATGGTATTATCGGCATTAGCCTGATCAACAGGTGGCACTTCGTATGCTTTTAAAGGAGCTTCAGACTGACACAGTTCACATTTGTTGCCGCTTCTCTGTTGTAATTGTTCTTCCAGTTTCATGCTTTGCCGTTTTTAAAATGCGGGCGAATGTAGCGTTTTTTAGTCCACAGTCTCTCAAAACTGATATATATCATGTTTTCAACTGACTTTTGCAGTTTGAAAAGCCCGCGTAATACCTTCTATTTGTAAGCATAGCATTCCTAAACTTACCCGTAAATCCATATCAATGAAGATCTATCTTCTGTTGGCACATCCTGATACGAGCAGCTTTAACGGAAAAATTGCCGATGCGTATGAGCAGGCTGCTATTGCAAAAGGACATGAAGTAAGGCGCCAGAACATTGGCGACCTGCAATTTGATCCCATTCTCTGGAAGGGCTATAAAAAAATACAGGAACTGGAACCCGACTTGCTGAGGGCACAGGAAAACATCAGCTGGTGCGAACACTGGACCATCATTTACCCTGTATGGTGGGGCTCCGTGCCTGCCCTACTGAAAGGATTCATGGACAGAGTATTGCTACCTTCATTTGCTTTCAAATACCACGAAAATGATCCCTTCTGGGACAAGCTGCTAAAAGGCAGATCGGCCCAGCTGATCAGCACGAGCGATTCCCCGCAATGGTGGCTCTCGTGGCATAACCGCAACAGTGACCTGCATACGCTTAAGAATGCCACGCTGAAATTCTGTGGCTTTTCGCCGGTAAAACATACCCGTATCGGCAATATGAAATACCTGTACG
The Filimonas effusa genome window above contains:
- a CDS encoding PhnA domain-containing protein, whose product is MKLEEQLQQRSGNKCELCQSEAPLKAYEVPPVDQANADNTILICDTCRAQLERKAELDSNHWRFLSEVMWSELPAIQVVSWRMLNRLKQESWAADNLDMLYLDDENLAWAKATGDHENDEAVVLHRDANGQQLQHGDSVVLTKSLDVKGSTLNAKMGTVVRNIRLVEDNTDQIEGKIEGQTIVILTKYVRKQG
- a CDS encoding NAD(P)H-dependent oxidoreductase: MKIYLLLAHPDTSSFNGKIADAYEQAAIAKGHEVRRQNIGDLQFDPILWKGYKKIQELEPDLLRAQENISWCEHWTIIYPVWWGSVPALLKGFMDRVLLPSFAFKYHENDPFWDKLLKGRSAQLISTSDSPQWWLSWHNRNSDLHTLKNATLKFCGFSPVKHTRIGNMKYLYEEKRAEKLEKVRTRLIP